The window AGGGAGTATTAAGATCGCAAGTACGGATTTTTTGCCCAATCGCTTGCCCTTTCAACTGGTAATAGCGTTGGAATAAGTCGATGCGATCGCTCACCCCATCCATGATCAAACGAAATACTGACTCCGGCACATCCGCCGCCAATAACTGCTTATGGAATGTGGAAGGATACCCCCGCATCTGGCTTTCAATGCGGTGATCTTGGCAAATCGCATTCAGAATAAAGCCGTACAATCCATTATGCCGCTCCATCTCCTGGTGCAATGAACAGTAGGCTTCATAACGCACATCACCGTCTGAGTGAAACAGCAGAGCCTCCAATTGCGCTGGTGTTTCAACCTGCTTATCATCGGGTGTTGCTACGGGTTCATAGTCCTGCTCACCCCGATGAACCGAGTACAGTTGGACAAAAGCAAACCGTCCTGTGAGCATATCCCGGTTTCGAGTTCGCTCTGCTTCTTCAGGGAGCCTATGGGGGCGAAACTGGGCGATGCGGTTGAGGTAGTGGTTGTACTGTTGTAGGGCTGATGATGCTTGTAATTCGTCAAATTGGGTCGTATCTAAATCCTGCAATTCCAGATTAAAAAACAGCAACTGATTATAAATGCGGGTGAGAGCGAGTTTCGTGTCGTTGAAAAATTGTTTTGCCTCGCTGCTACGAGTGTTCGCACAAAAGACGAGGTTAGCGAAGGTATCGAGATAACTATATTGTTCTGATAAAACTTCCAGTTGCTGTAAGCAACGAGCCATTTCTTCCGGTGTCAACTGACTCACCTGACCTCGGTAATGGTGTTGAAATTCAGCCACTTTCTGCTGGAGTCCGGTTAAATCTTGCTCAAACTTTGGCTCATCAAAGCTTTTATAAATGTCTGATAGATCCCATCCCTGGGGAGAATAGATTTGAGTCTGAACGGAAACGTAAGTCAAGAGATTTCTCCTTTTTAAAACCGGAAGTTTTGTAACTCTTTATGTCAAAGCTAAACTCACGCTCAATTGAGGCGCTAGACAAACGAACCCTCAGGATTAAGCAAGTAATCCAGCCACAACAAAATTGAAAAGTAGGACAGAGGTTTTACCTGCCTTACAAAAACTTGAAATAATTCAGTTTCACTAGCACTAGAACCTAACCTTTCCTCCTCAGCGATCGTGTCAAAGGTTCTTGTGCAAGGGGAAATATTCTTTTTGTAATTCTTTATTTTTAACGGTTCTTTCTTCCTCCAAACCTCATCTCAAAGAGAGATTCCGTTCTAGTCCTAAACTCTGCTTTGAGCTTTGTGGAATAAGCCACTAGTAGAGGAGCGAAGTCATCTTTTTGGCAAAGAAACATTATTCCTTCCTCTCAGGGAAGAGTGAGGGTTTGCCACACCTTGAGGTGGGAGAAAGCTTACGGTAAAAAAAGCCTACCTTTTCTATCATGAGAGATACACTCACAGATTGAAGTAGCTTCTCGTGACGACCTCTGCTAAAACCCTGACACTCGTCAAAGAGCCAGAACGCTTGGAAAAACGCCTCAAGGAGATTCCTACTGAACCTGGGGTGTATCTGATGCGGGATTCGAGCGATCGCATCCTCTATATTGGTAAAGCCAAAAAATTGCGCGTGCGCGTTCGCTCTTATTTCCGCGAATCCCAAAAACTTAGCGATCGCATTGCTATGATGGTGCGGCAGGTCGCCGAGATTGAGTTCATCGTTACCGATACCGAAGCCGAGGCATTAGCATTAGAAGCCAATCTTGTCAAGCAGCATCAACCTTACTTCAACGTGCTGCTCAAAGATGACAAGAAGTATCCTTACATTTTGATTACCTGGTCAGAAGAGTATCCGCGAATCTTCATCACTCGTAATCGGCGCTTGGCAAAGGAGAAAGATAGGTACTACGGGCCATTTGTCGATGCTGGCGCACTTCGGACAACTCTTCGTCTCGCCAAACGACTCTTCCCCATGCGGCAACGTCCGCAACCGTTATTTAAAGACCGTCCTTGCCTCAACTATGATATCGGTCGTTGTCCGGGTGTGTGTCAACAGTTGATTTCGACAGAGGAGTACCGCAAGACTATTCAGAAGATTGCGATGGTATTCCAGGGTCGAAATGAGGAATTAATCGATATTCTGACCGAGACGATGAATCAGGCGGCCCAGTCGCTGAATTTCGAGGTAGCCGCACGGATTCGCGACCAAATTGCAGGGATTCGGTCTTTAAGTGCTGACCAAAAAGTGTCCTTACCGGATGATACCGTTTCGCGGGATGCGATCGCGCTTGCAGCTAATGAGCAACACGCCTGCATTCAGTTATTCCAAACTCGTGCCGGTCGATTGGTGGGACGTTTGGGATTTTTTGCCGAAGCACCCCCCCTTACCCCCCCAACCCCCCTTAGCAAGGGGGGAGAACAAGGGAAATCTTCTGTTTCATCCCCCCCTTACCAAGGAGAAGAACAACCTTCTGTTTCATCCCCCCCTTACCAAGGTGGGGAACGAGGGGGGGTAGACCCTGGAGCGATTTTACAGCGAGTATTAGAGGAACACTATCAAAACGCTGACTCGGTGGAAATTCCGACCGAAATTTTGGTGCAGCATGAGTTACCCGAAGCCGAGATGTTGGCGGAATATCTCAGTGAACGTAAAGGTCGTAAAGTCACTATCCTAGTTCCCCAACGACAAGTTAAAGCGGAACTGATTGAGATGGTGGAACGCAATGCTAAATATGAACTAGAACGCACTCAACGATTTAGCGATCGCAACACCGAGGCAATGCAGGATTTAGCCGATATTCTCGACTTGCCAGACTTGCCTCACCGGATTGAAGGCTACGATATTTCTCATATTCAAGGGTCGAATGCGGTAGCTTCGCAGGTGGTATTTATTGATGGACAACCTGCAAAACAGCACTATCGCCATTACAAGATTAAAAACCCAGAAGTAAAAGCGGGTCATTCCGATGACTTTGCCAGTCTTGCTGAAGTTATCCGTCGCCGTTTTCGTAAGTATGGAGACGACCCAAATCTGCAACGAGTGGGGAATCCTGATTGGCCGGATTTGGTGATGATT of the Allocoleopsis franciscana PCC 7113 genome contains:
- a CDS encoding M3 family oligoendopeptidase, which translates into the protein MTYVSVQTQIYSPQGWDLSDIYKSFDEPKFEQDLTGLQQKVAEFQHHYRGQVSQLTPEEMARCLQQLEVLSEQYSYLDTFANLVFCANTRSSEAKQFFNDTKLALTRIYNQLLFFNLELQDLDTTQFDELQASSALQQYNHYLNRIAQFRPHRLPEEAERTRNRDMLTGRFAFVQLYSVHRGEQDYEPVATPDDKQVETPAQLEALLFHSDGDVRYEAYCSLHQEMERHNGLYGFILNAICQDHRIESQMRGYPSTFHKQLLAADVPESVFRLIMDGVSDRIDLFQRYYQLKGQAIGQKIRTCDLNTPWTADDPLLKLDYKTGVQTLLNALKPFDVFYANRASDFFSKRWVDTKVRPGKASGVFSFPTFAKHSYLSLCYTEDYHSLFTLAHQVGRGLQFSRTRDRQTYFNTQPPLLLREVASIFNKLLLFDYLLKEAADDPLRKQAVLTRMLEDQFNLLFYQSTISRLELALHERAAQGSFDHSFVNEQWLEFYRQLCGDAVEVLPEHQYDWAGMSHIFTQPFSSYQYAAASIVSLACYQQYQAVGKDFIPSYFDFLAAGSSMNPVEALRQTVGVDLEDPATVNGAFYYVEGLIDQLQAML
- the uvrC gene encoding excinuclease ABC subunit UvrC, with translation MTTSAKTLTLVKEPERLEKRLKEIPTEPGVYLMRDSSDRILYIGKAKKLRVRVRSYFRESQKLSDRIAMMVRQVAEIEFIVTDTEAEALALEANLVKQHQPYFNVLLKDDKKYPYILITWSEEYPRIFITRNRRLAKEKDRYYGPFVDAGALRTTLRLAKRLFPMRQRPQPLFKDRPCLNYDIGRCPGVCQQLISTEEYRKTIQKIAMVFQGRNEELIDILTETMNQAAQSLNFEVAARIRDQIAGIRSLSADQKVSLPDDTVSRDAIALAANEQHACIQLFQTRAGRLVGRLGFFAEAPPLTPPTPLSKGGEQGKSSVSSPPYQGEEQPSVSSPPYQGGERGGVDPGAILQRVLEEHYQNADSVEIPTEILVQHELPEAEMLAEYLSERKGRKVTILVPQRQVKAELIEMVERNAKYELERTQRFSDRNTEAMQDLADILDLPDLPHRIEGYDISHIQGSNAVASQVVFIDGQPAKQHYRHYKIKNPEVKAGHSDDFASLAEVIRRRFRKYGDDPNLQRVGNPDWPDLVMIDGGKGQLSSVVAVLQDMNLMEDLRVVSLAKQREEIFLPGESSPLPTEAEQPGVQLLRRLRDEAHRFAVTFHRQQRSDRMRRSRLDDIPGLGFNRQKQLLAHFHSIDYIREATPQQLAEVSGIGPRLAQEIYDYFHP